Within Crassostrea angulata isolate pt1a10 chromosome 2, ASM2561291v2, whole genome shotgun sequence, the genomic segment ataaaaataaatgtaatgagTTCAATTGGATGAAAACTTACAACGACATGGAAAAACTGTTTGAGTCATGGAAAAAGAGAAAACTAACTACATTTGGCAAATCGTGTGTTGTTAATAATTTAGCTGtgtcaaaattaatttacattgcATCTATTCTCCCACTTCccgaaaatgattttattaagaaagtCAATAGagccattttcaattttatttggaacAAACATGACAGAATTAAACGAAATACATTAATAGGAAAAATAGAAGAAGGCGGGATCGGTGTAATAGACATAGAACtcaagttaaaagcactgaAAGCATCTTGGGTTAATAGATTATCAGAGTCATGTTTAATTAATGAGGTCATTTGTGCTTATTTGAAAAGGGTCAACCTTAATTTGAACTACATATTATCAACGACTGAGAGAAATATGGAAGATTTCACAGTTATTAATCATATTcctaaagaactatatatgataagagttaaatttggcccccataattcgccattttttaagtgtttcgggtacaataaaatgttaactaattttttagaagagttgatataaaataaatttttcatctatttatttgatttatatgcactaactggcagtatatgacgtcagaagtgacgccatttctataattcaatcaaaatcggccaaaaattgacatttttcttatatatttacgaatgggaaatatagagcgcatgcttgaacaaggaaaaattttttgtcacttattagtcttggctagatacatctctgattaaaatattttatttgttcaagaatgcgctctatattttcggaaggaaaaactgcttgaaaacaagctgttttacgctaaaaatgcaaaaatggcgtgaaaaggttgtctttacgatgtcatatttctaatttgtgggcacttgaaccaaaatgaatattatgtaaacacatcacatacatatctgtattaagaaaacaaagaatgatagtaaaatgatgatgttcattttagggggccattttaggcccttatcatatatagtcctttatcaagaaatattttgttgttttaatagttgtaaaaaaacaaaataacattctTAGCATGTCAAACGTAACATTTGTACAACAACCCCTAAGGAACAACGAACTATTTAAGTATAAAGGCAAAACGTTGTGTTTTTTACGATGGATAAAAAGTggtatattatatgtaaaaaatcttttcaagaaaGATGGCAAAATGAAAACACTAAATGAATTAtctgatattttgttgaaaaaatgtaattggctatgtgaatataatattttacgaAACGTAATAAGACAACAATGTGTGAATTTTGATATGACATGTAGTCAATACACAAAAAGTAATGTTGAGAAAAGTTTAACATTTCATTTAGGATGGCATACAATaacagacaaaaaatgtaaattcttttatgaaaatttgttgactACTAAGTTCCAAAAACCCATTTATAAATCCTATTATAAGAACatgtttaaccttcaaaaagaaaactggaaaagaatatacattaataaaattaaaaatatatatgataagaacatatgtgaatttaattacaaattattgaataatatattaagttgcaatttatttttacatcaatGTAAGTTAAGACCAAGCAGATGTTGTGATTATTGTCAAGACCCAACAGAGAACGTTGAACATCTTATTTTTGAATGTGACAATGTCAAAGAAATATGGTCAAAACTGTGTGCGATTTTGCATTTAGATATTATGTGGAAACATGTAATCATAGGCTTCTATTATGAAACTAATCTCAAGGtacaatttttgaataatattatatcTTATGTTGCTTATAGAATTTACAAATGTAAGATGTTAtgtaaatttgaagaaaaaaatgaaacttcTAAAAGTCTAAAcgaatatataaagaattacttAATTACACTGTATAGATGTGAATTACATTAcaatgtacttaaaatcatcgaaatattcatcaaaacttaaaacattaataaatatattgtgaTGACTATTGTGTACCCTAGACACTTAGGGTCTGCCTATGTGTATATTTGCTACACCCGGGGACCATGTGATGGActgtatgtagatgtgtttgTCCTACGGGTTAGCCAGGgtattacatatacatttacttaatatatttcTACCTTTTACTATGATAGCTTACTATGTAccagttttttcatatttgtgtacacaatttttttgtatgtgtgcACATGTATATTAGACGCAAGTATTGTGAGTCATAGTTATGCATATCTATATATTATCGacgtacatgtatctctaaatacatgtacatattacatattatatattatataccaaaattaaaaacattatttctatgtacaaatatttatatatataaacatgcattaatatacatgttttaagaCAAATAGTTAGATACTTTTAAATGTCTTCTCAATGAAAACTTGTACATTATTTGTagcattaatatgaaaaattaaggaaTTATACAAGATGTCTGTACGcttataattgaaatttttgaagtttttgtatatttgtttacTCTTGTGAATaatgttgataataaaaaacaaaaaaaaaaatgtggtttATGGCCgatgaaaaagaagaaacatGAAACCTCGCCAGCTTGACTTGCTCACATCCATTACTTTCAACTACTTTTGCGATAGACTAGCCTCTTCTGTAGTTAAATTTCCTAAATAAGATTTGAATCGTGTGGCATTGTCTATAATTctgctaaaaatagaatattatgactgaaattaatatttacagatTGATCAAAATCAACCAAAATATATGTTAGATTGCATCGTTCCatggaaataaatgtaaaacgcAATACTTACTGTGATGATTTGACTGATCCACCATATTTTCTTGTATATGTCGAATTTCTAAATTCTTACTCCGAGATCTTAATGTAAGTTTATATTATTATCATAGGTATGTATGCTTATAAAAAATAGTGCTGTAGTAAAGGGCACATAAATGCAGTTTCCACTTACCTGAATTGTACATTCAAAAATTGAacatcatataaaaatgataaactgTGGAATGGTATATATTATTTAACGTCGGTTGtcagttatttttaaatattaatgggGGCGTTATTTTATGGATTTGCTTCtataaaatatgaatgaaattctGAATAAAACATtaagggatgtaatttcgtcgATAAAGATGAGTCACAAATAgctttaataaaatcataatatgtgCTGCTTACCTCCTGTAGAGAATAAGTACAACTATAGCAACAAGTAGAATTACAGCAGTTGCGACACTTTCCCCATTTATTAGATTTTGCTGAAGCGATTGGGAACTAGTGGCATAGgctaaattttagaaaaaaatcataactgtatatatagaaaatcGTTTCATCTTTGGTTTCATCTTCTATATTTTTAGACATGTTACGTCAGGTTTTACGATGCCGTTGCATTGTAACAagtttcaaacaaaattattgtaCACATTGTCGAATCGGAATTTCTTTTAAGACACCTACAAAGTGTAATAAGattttgaaattacaaaaaaacagGATTGACAGACTGACTGACTGATTGACTGACTGACGGACGAGTTATAAACATAATACCTCTAACAATTCGTTGCGTGgggtattatataaatagtgcctgtttgggagggtaacagttgaaattgacatcctgagaaaaccattgtcaaccgacgcgaagcggaggttgacaatggttttcgaggggtgtcaatttcaactgttatcctcccaaacaggcactatttattttgttatactgaatgtcttttttaaaatttttaagaaaattttactgcttttatataggaataacgtgaattctacagcgaaccgtatgcgcataattttcgcgcatgtaacattttttaatgttacccgttgccaagtgcgttgctaacgctgagggtaatagtaaatattattaactgcgtcttaaccaatcagatttcagtatttgacatgaaagtataacaaaatatgatgtgtttcataaaagaaagaatttcttttaaatatattaaattgatttgcattaaatgttaaacaaatcaaaaatttacaatacttcTCTAAATTTTAACCAATATAGTTATTTTACTAGTTTATTCAAACCTATCCTTATACCATACAAAATATTCTTTGATGCTCTCAACTAGCATTTTATTTATGCCgtgtaatttatgaaaatacttACGTATTTTACACATTGACCCTGTATAACCTTCTTTACATCCGTTTAAACATACTCCATCTGAATGGAGACACTGGTTTACGTCACGGCAGTGTCCACATGTTTCGTTGCAGTCGACGCCATATGATCCTGTGGCACATgctaattaatgaaaatatacatatttatatttatgccagcaatatttatcaaataactACATAACATAAACTGAACCTAGAGTTTAGTATTTAAACTTTGTTTTGAGAACCATCCATATAATCAAACAGTTTTGCttgtttaaagctgcttggtccgattttatatcaaattttatgcacgcttttaaacgatggctatgcttacatgtagtatatgtataataatagacattgcagtagttttacccgtcaattatgccaactttcaatgaagaaaaatacgtacaaaatgtGCTAACAAAActaacgacattaaaaggtaccgcgttatttcgcctcatgttaaatttcacccctgacgacgagacgggtatggttgtattacgaatttgacatcgctttaaataaaggtcgaaatgatcagacaaattacaaaaaaacatgtgtacgttttgttcgctaatatttccaaagtctgttttctttacaatcgatgcatagcatgcgggttgaataaccccaatcattcgggggacgaaaccaagcggtttccttttctaaacattcccgtgacgcattttggtttgttttttcgtttgcccaaagagaaattatttttatttactttgaaaatttctaactttgaaaggagattgATTCTGCTGtagtaaataggagaaagtccataactttctaagataaatgatttgtatgaacaaaaaatttgatactgtaattacaaaaaaatcggaccaagcagctttaaatgaAAATGGGATACTTTTTGTGAGGTTTTATAGCTTAAGCAGGATAGAGAGAAAGCTTTAAATTACCACATTTATATAAAGAGCTCAAAACACGATATAGCACAAAGTAGAGTTTATCAATGTCATTTAAGGTAAGTCCTaacttctgaaaaaaaatctcaaaccTGCACAAATTGATGTGTTTTTTATAAGGACAAACTATTTCATGTGTAATATAGTTAGAATTAATGGCAGCGAGACTAGATCAGCTTGCTGCCAGTTATCATTTATCGCGGGATTTTGTTCtacatctttttctttttgttgttttcGATGTATTATAACGACTGTCCAAAAAGCATCATCTTTTTTTGATGACATTCAATACATTAAAagtgtatttaataaaaaatgcatcTGCTGTACAGCTACAATTAAGTGATAAATACTTACCGTAAATCAGGTAATGTTTAGAGTGATATAATTTTCACTTTTTGGCGATCACGTTTTCATACGCAAAATCAACATTCCGAAGTGTttgctattttaatttttttaaatcgccAAAAACTTGCTATCGTCAATGCAAAAAAGTTACACATTATCTgcattttcgaaaattttgcAACACGCCAAAAAAGCTCCTTGATATTGTGTATCTGattaatttaaatcataaatttatcgaataacacatttttatattgagtatagagaaaaaaaacaatgcagtataaacaaattttcaagATCTTGATGATTACCTAgtgatattaaatgaatttaaatggtATTTATTATACGTGTAACCAAACtgcaaatatacatgtataactatgGTATGTAAAATCATACTTTGAGTACAATTGTGTCCAGTCCAGCCAGGTTGACATCCAGAATCACACAAACCGTGTACATGATTACAACCTGTACAGGTGTCTTTACATCTTTCGGTACAGTCTTGTCCGAAATATCCATATGGACAAACtgatgaaatcaaaataggatatatttataagtttattatttctatttatgTATCCCTAAATCAATTCTTTAAGGTATAGTCAAGTTTTTTTACTACTAACTTGTTTTACACAATTCCTCGTGataaccagcatcacatccTGTAATACACGTTCCATTAATGTGAGAACATTCTCGGACATCTCGGCAATGTCCACAAGCTTCCTTACAGCCATGACCGTAGAATCCTTTGTCACACGCTAGGAAAAggatatatataaaattcttttttaaaactattcaaaatttgaaatatatgcattgaatcaaaatgaatgtTGACCATAAATTTTGccagatgaaaataaaatttccgattagcaaaattatcatatttaaagGTATGTATTTCTTTCCAGAAAGTTCAGAGTTACGTATCAGTGTTAAGCATGGGCATCAACGTGTGGTTCAAAATACTCTAAGATATTTGACCGTATGCGTGTTTAAATTATTGTACCTTTCGTGCACCatctatttttattcatttcagatACAATACAATTTTGCTCAATTCGATACTATTCAGGCATTTTCCTAATGACTTTTGTTCTAAGCGATGAACCTATAGCACGATAAGATGGTTCATCCTACAAAATTTCAAACCTTATTCATATGCTCATCATTCTCTTAATTCAGCATTagtgttttattaaattattatagaTTAACGTCTTCAAAAATATACACCACCCAGCCTGTACAACGCGTTTTAAACATGAAATGTGTTATTGATATTGtttcaacttttttattttttatttattaatttttttgcacGTTCGTTTAAATGCTTGCCTAGTgtaaaatgctttatttgataTAGATCAAATGAATATCACAGTATAAACTGCATAAATATGGTCAATAATTGAACCGCATTATTAATACCTTTACGGCAATTATTTCCTATCCAGCCTGCTAGACATCCAGACTCACACAAACCATTGATATTGTTACAACCGTTGCATCTGTCGTTACATGTGTCAGTGCAGTCTTGTCCAAAGAATCCATGTTGGCAGGctgaacaaaagaaaatatatttaatacatatatatatatatatatagagagagagagagagagagagagagagagagagaataacaAATGTATACCTATTTCTTTATTATATCTGTATTTAATCTAATAATACCTGATTCACATCGCTGACCTCGGTACCCAGGCTTACAGCCCCGACAAGTGCCCGTCTCTATGTGACAGTACTGACAGTTAACGTCTGGACAGGAAATTGAACAGTTAGATCCATAATATCCGATAACGAGACACCCTTTGATAACAAAAGTGTCACTGTTAATTAATCTGTTGATCTGTATATCATTTTTGTAGGGGGGAAACAAAGTTTTTgtgttatataatgttaaattaaggTTATAAGCGTACCTTAAATGACGTTCTTTCAAGTTCAAAAACACCTACTATCAATGTAACAAACTAATACCAATATATCTGTTGATATCTTCATGTTTTAGGTGTGGAacggatttttttaaaggataaaatgaaaatactattttcatatatttgagTACTTTAAATAGTGTAGGAACTTCATCAAATATACTTTTGTAATCGTTCTAtatttgctatttttttaaagattcataTAAAAATGCTTTTCAATTCTGTGGATCGATAATATACATGCAGGTTAGGCTTTACAATATTCTCATAAGAGTTTAATTGTTTAGAAGTGTTTTCTCGCGGATTAGTTTTGTCACTTTTAACCGTTAAAATCTTATCATAAAATGCTTGAACATTAATGATGACAGTGCCCAAATTTTAGGtctttattatgaaaaaaatactagttaCATAATTTTCAATGATCGCGGGCTAATTCAGCATTAGTCAAATGAACAACTCTaaagtaatttaattttgattacgtagaaaaaaatacttattttattattattattttttatattgtctttattattttgtcTTGAATGAATGAAGGTTAATGATTTATAATGTTCTTTAAGCCATTACTATGAGTATTTAAGACAATATTTcacttaaaatttgattttgtactAACATGCATTACTCAAACTCATCAATCCTTTTATTCGAAAAACGTTTTTCTAAAAATGGGCGAAGATGGTCGGCAAATGATTTTGATATGTAATATTGGCAACATTCTAAGAAGACACCTACCGTATACCTCCACTTCACATAAATCGGCTTCTGCATTTTTAGAATAGTCCTCAGGATATGCTACTTCTGGTAGTCTTTCATTGTAATAAATGACATATTGTCCATGCACAGTGCAGTTGGTGGTGATGACAGCGGGTATGGTTCTTGTTGTGAAATTGGTGTCCTTAAAACACAACACTCCTTCAGATTTATTCGTTGTATTTGATACATACACTGCGAATCCCAGAAATGATGGCGTGTAAAAAGTACCTGTGAAAGAggtcatttatttaattatatatgagTAAACTACAAGGTCCTTGTTATACAAAATCATACATATGGGGAGGAACATGAAGGTAGCAAAGCGGCTCGGAAACTGCTCATAAATAAGAGCTACCAAACGAACATAAGGGAAAAGGGCATGCTCTTAATAACAGATCATGtcgtatatattttgttatctttTGTCTCTTTGACCAATTGTGTACAGTATACGTGATAATATCTTCTAATATATCTtcacaatatttatttcaaacatgtTGATCGTCGAAAAACAATTTGTTAACAACAATTTGGTAAACTTTAAACAGTTCTTTCACCCGttttataagtttttaaataaagataacTTCTAAGGACAGCCTTGTatcgaaaaattaaaaaaacccataacaAAAGTATCAAATTAGTTGAAACTGTTAAATATTCATACTTCACAAAATCGTGAAAACATATCAGGCTGTTTGACGCATTAGTCGTCTCTCTGTTGTTTACTCTAACCAATTTTGGTATTATTATTTGGTATCAGGGGCCAAAAAATAGATAACCATACCCCATGATTTATTATTGCCAGTCACATAAAACACTGTGATGTGATGAATGCTTTGTATGCTGGACAGGTTGACCCACCACGTTGCCGTTTGTTGAGGCTCTGATGACGCACATTGACCACCACCTAATCTCAGGTCTGATTTCCGCCCATCGACAGCATTACTGGCGTCATGTATTTTGTCACCCCGTCTATACTGGTACTGCAGATACGCCGGTTTGTTGAGGGCAATGTTCACTGTGAATATACACATGATATAACTGTAACCTATATTCAAAATTATGCAAAGTTGTGCACTAGGAAAAACATGTATCGAGATTCaactaaaaaatataaataaatcatagtCTGTAAAACTTTCGCTCTTTTTGCATAACAATTTCAATATCACTACAAGACAATcaaaatttgttaatggttCGCTAACTtctaacaaattaaatcaaattaataaatagGGAAACAGTTTTAAGTAATAAACATCCCTAATAATGACCTAATAAAATTGTAATGTACAAAAATAGCTCTCTTCAACATTTACTCATATAACGGATcgttgtatttttgtatttttataagaGTTCTCTTTTCGGCAAAGAAGGTAGGCCAGATAAACCAAGACACAATTGCAGGTTACTGTCTTTCAATAGCAAGATGCAATGAGGGTGTCTTTACGAGATAGATCAGAAATAGATCAAAACAATTCTGAAAAGTATCACTCTTTAAAGGATAAATCACATTTATCATAGAAAAGGCAGGAACTAGTGTCGCTAAAGAGATACAAACAATTCTTGAGGTAAAATCAACTGCAGGTTGGAAAATAATGATGCCTATCAGAcaatacttaaataaaatagttacaatagtgtttaaaatattatatatcaaacAAGCCATTTTCAATCGAATTATTTCTTCCCACacgttattttttgtttgcgaAATTTAAACAGTATCAAtactaaatattgtataattgttTTAAGATATGTTTTGCATAGtcgtaaacaaataaaatttgaagagTTATACTTAAACTAcgtgtatttttatcaacaatacATTGAGAGTTAAAATTGATCGTATATATTTTCCCGTGGTGTTATTCCACTTAAAATTCAGCGTATATTTATAGGTCGGCAGGATATTAGGTCCTCGATAACATAACACACATAAGTTTCAATCAACTCTGTTCCGAGTTATTATAAATGTAAACTATGgtaaaatttcaataaacatttcaattttttatacaaatacatATCTATACAATTTGAGTTTTCATTCACCATTGATTTTCcctatattatttttttgactACATATTCTTCCATgttgttttacaataaaaataacacaTCTTGAACACCACAACAATTGTCAAGGACATTTAAGAATTTGTTTTCCAAGGTATATATGTAGTTACAAATTTTACTTGGAAAATGTACAATGTTTTGTACGCTGATATTTCCGTCTTCTAAAAGAACATGCCAtctattttattattatcaaacaataaagaatatattataaaacaatcaaaattgtatatgtatTCCTTACTTTACATACAAACATAATATAAAAGTAAAGATACACAGTATTTACAAAGTTGTAATgaacatatttttgtaatgcaattGATTTTCCTCTGTAATTAACCatgataaaacttaaaaaacaatcGATTTaagtctatttttttaaaaaaaatcttattataTGTTTAGAACTCATAACTTTTACAAGGTAACACTTAAATAAAGatagtaaatttaaaaaaattacaaaccaTAGGCATGGTAAGCgtctaaaaaatatataattaataacaatccGTTCATATTTGTGAATGGCTACATTAAGTGATATATAAATGTTGCTTTCCAATTAGTGAAATCAGGAAACAATTAAGAGATAATCATTTTAACACGAGGTTTTAATTTGAGGTTGTTGTGATATGTTTGAGTATATTCACAGGGAAGTCGGTATAATGTGAACGTAATCATATTTCAAGTGTGGAACTATACTAGAatgcaaaaaaatatgataGGACATGAACGGAATGTTAGGAGGTCATTATTTGAACAGACCTAAATATACACTACCTTAAGAAGCTTCCAACAAGTTACAGGGTTTTTTGTaacttttgggttttttttagaagaagatttttggaaaaaatcgagttttattaaatgtaatttattgttaatatcTTAAAGTAGGGCTGGTagcttttttgtaaaattttataaacttttatgAATACCgatatcaaattatataaacaatctaTATCTAGTGAAGAAGTGCGTTTCCATAGATGTTTAAATGCTTTGCCTCAACCTTTCTCTGGTTTATTGTTTAGTATTTCTTCATCAAGTCTATCTTAATCTCATCTTCATTCACATTCTCCTTCtggataattaaaaacaatgtttgtGATACAGAAATTTGGACCATACATTTTTGtctttttcagaaaaatataaaaaaacgcAGGTCACGTTgtatttgaaaacttttcacctgATAATACACTAAAAATAGGACTAATCTTAAAGGAAACTATCTTTTTCAATCGCATGAC encodes:
- the LOC128172122 gene encoding multiple epidermal growth factor-like domains protein 11; translated protein: MCIFTVNIALNKPAYLQYQYRRGDKIHDASNAVDGRKSDLRLGGGQCASSEPQQTATWWVNLSSIQSIHHITVFYVTGNNKSWGTFYTPSFLGFAVYVSNTTNKSEGVLCFKDTNFTTRTIPAVITTNCTVHGQYVIYYNERLPEVAYPEDYSKNAEADLCEVEVYGCLVIGYYGSNCSISCPDVNCQYCHIETGTCRGCKPGYRGQRCESACQHGFFGQDCTDTCNDRCNGCNNINGLCESGCLAGWIGNNCRKACDKGFYGHGCKEACGHCRDVRECSHINGTCITGCDAGYHEELCKTICPYGYFGQDCTERCKDTCTGCNHVHGLCDSGCQPGWTGHNCTQTCATGSYGVDCNETCGHCRDVNQCLHSDGVCLNGCKEGYTGSMCKIPYATSSQSLQQNLINGESVATAVILLVAIVVLILYRRSRSKNLEIRHIQENMVDQSNHHSKYCVLHLFPWNDAI